A part of Paenibacillus donghaensis genomic DNA contains:
- a CDS encoding LacI family DNA-binding transcriptional regulator, whose protein sequence is MGRKKRVSMQDIADQLHISKNAVSLALLDKKGVGEEMRYRVLQTAKELGYGQYAEKSSADRNVLILVPERIMSYRDNDHFRFFHDMIWGLEKSIRKRGLSAVIAPIDHEMESGLQLPRQCKEISYIGIILFGIVDKAYARLVWELDTPLVMFDSYHRELPCPVVASANTEGAYEAVTMLIRSGHQRIGFIGPANLTTSHEERWLGYWSAIQEFGLPLDMSKVMTYSAGFHDTEQEIEAYLNDLDEFPTAFFCGNDRIAYLLVRQLRKRSLNVPEDISIVGFDDLQYEEDNGLGMTTMRVEKEKMCEAAADMLLTLKSACRDMLRLYIRPTLVARHSVLTKDSCDQ, encoded by the coding sequence ATGGGCCGTAAAAAGAGAGTATCCATGCAAGATATTGCCGACCAACTACATATTTCGAAGAATGCTGTCTCGCTAGCCTTACTGGATAAGAAAGGTGTCGGCGAAGAAATGCGCTACCGTGTTCTTCAGACGGCTAAGGAGCTGGGATATGGCCAATACGCAGAGAAGTCATCAGCGGACAGGAATGTGTTGATACTGGTGCCCGAGCGAATCATGAGCTATCGGGACAACGATCATTTTCGGTTCTTTCATGATATGATCTGGGGGCTGGAGAAGAGTATTCGCAAGAGAGGGCTTAGTGCAGTGATTGCACCCATTGATCACGAGATGGAATCAGGTCTGCAGTTGCCGCGGCAATGTAAAGAGATCTCCTATATAGGCATCATTCTATTCGGAATTGTGGATAAGGCCTATGCGAGGCTGGTCTGGGAGTTGGATACACCGCTAGTTATGTTTGATTCGTATCACCGGGAGCTGCCTTGTCCGGTTGTTGCTTCTGCTAATACTGAAGGGGCATATGAAGCTGTAACGATGCTTATCCGGTCTGGGCATCAAAGAATCGGATTTATTGGTCCGGCCAATTTAACGACCAGCCATGAAGAACGTTGGCTCGGCTATTGGAGCGCTATACAGGAGTTTGGTCTCCCGCTAGACATGAGTAAGGTCATGACGTACTCTGCTGGTTTTCATGATACGGAGCAGGAAATTGAGGCTTACCTGAATGATTTAGATGAATTCCCCACTGCGTTCTTTTGCGGCAACGATCGGATTGCTTATTTACTGGTCAGGCAGCTTCGAAAGCGTAGTCTGAATGTTCCAGAGGATATATCCATTGTCGGCTTCGACGATCTTCAATACGAAGAAGACAACGGACTTGGGATGACGACCATGCGGGTGGAGAAAGAGAAAATGTGCGAGGCAGCAGCTGATATGTTGCTCACATTGAAAAGCGCATGCAGGGATATGCTGCGACTGTATATCCGCCCTACACTCGTTGCTCGTCATTCCGTATTAACAAAAGACAGCTGTGACCAATAA
- a CDS encoding ROK family protein, which translates to MNYAVGIDIGGTKTALGLISSDGQVLTKTSLTTDLSLQPSDMVDKIAEAAFRLLSDEGLQQADLKGMGIGAPGPLNTKLGQIAEPPNLRNWWNFPIIHSFKRHFQVPIVLENDATAAALAEKWTGAAKAADHFIYITISTGIGAGIYSHGRLITGATGNAGDIGHMVIDPSRGLCNCGQRGCFEFIASGTAIAREASSLLGRRVTSKEVFELALSGQDPVMERLVNRVFGYIGTGCVTLINTFDPELLVIGGGVSQVGAPLFEAIRDYIKLHALNPSGRNTPVVPAALQQNAGLIGAAALIHTHY; encoded by the coding sequence GTGAATTATGCAGTTGGAATCGACATCGGCGGTACAAAAACAGCCCTGGGTCTTATCTCTTCCGACGGACAGGTACTAACCAAAACTTCGCTTACCACGGATCTATCACTTCAGCCGTCTGACATGGTAGACAAGATTGCCGAAGCAGCCTTTCGACTACTGTCCGATGAAGGTTTACAGCAAGCAGATCTTAAAGGAATGGGTATCGGAGCACCTGGCCCTCTGAATACGAAGCTCGGACAGATCGCCGAGCCTCCTAACCTGCGAAACTGGTGGAACTTCCCCATTATTCATTCGTTCAAGCGCCACTTCCAAGTGCCGATTGTTCTGGAGAACGACGCAACTGCCGCAGCATTAGCGGAGAAGTGGACGGGAGCCGCCAAGGCCGCTGACCATTTCATCTACATCACGATTAGTACCGGCATTGGGGCGGGAATCTATAGTCATGGAAGACTAATTACTGGCGCAACCGGAAATGCCGGCGATATCGGGCATATGGTCATCGATCCAAGCCGCGGCCTCTGCAATTGCGGGCAGCGCGGGTGCTTTGAATTCATTGCCTCCGGAACGGCGATTGCAAGAGAAGCAAGCTCGCTGCTTGGCCGCCGCGTGACATCCAAGGAAGTCTTCGAGCTTGCCTTATCCGGCCAAGATCCCGTAATGGAGAGGCTTGTCAACCGCGTCTTTGGCTACATTGGCACTGGCTGTGTTACGCTCATCAACACCTTCGACCCCGAGTTGCTTGTGATCGGAGGCGGGGTTTCCCAGGTTGGAGCACCTTTGTTTGAGGCTATTCGTGATTACATCAAGCTTCATGCATTGAATCCTTCCGGCCGGAACACGCCCGTCGTTCCCGCCGCACTTCAGCAGAATGCCGGCCTGATCGGAGCAGCAGCACTTATTCATACCCATTATTAG
- a CDS encoding trypsin-like serine peptidase, which translates to MISPAESISLVGNEYALPKVNPLSPADFRELVRDRAITILGAAPVEAAMRNDEELRRETEVLIQEKQNGQNNLVPVSFLSDGVARAKAVCRIMCRNGAGTGFLMGNGLLMTNHHVLPSIDEAELSFAEFSYEAGSSSIRINLKPMELFITSPFEELDYTIVSCEMKGIESITPIKLLKNTSTITRGEFVNIIQHPRGREKEVALQDNTVSYVYDIAVHYTTDTEKGSSGAAVFNNQWQLVALHHAALPLNGEAVNEGIRISAIVKNLTDLAAEGDAGAERVLAAARETAPTA; encoded by the coding sequence ATGATCAGTCCCGCTGAGTCCATATCACTCGTTGGTAATGAGTATGCGCTGCCCAAAGTAAATCCGTTGTCTCCAGCTGATTTTAGGGAGTTGGTCAGGGACAGAGCAATAACGATTTTGGGAGCTGCACCTGTTGAAGCAGCTATGCGCAATGACGAAGAGTTGCGAAGAGAAACAGAAGTGCTTATTCAAGAAAAGCAGAATGGACAGAATAATCTGGTCCCGGTGAGCTTTTTAAGTGACGGCGTAGCAAGGGCGAAGGCTGTGTGCAGAATCATGTGCCGCAATGGTGCCGGAACGGGATTTCTTATGGGTAACGGACTGTTGATGACCAATCATCATGTACTGCCGAGTATAGATGAAGCAGAGCTTAGTTTTGCTGAATTTTCTTATGAAGCTGGCAGTAGTTCTATAAGGATCAACCTGAAACCGATGGAGTTGTTCATTACGTCCCCTTTTGAGGAGCTGGATTATACCATTGTTTCCTGTGAGATGAAGGGAATCGAATCCATTACCCCTATAAAGCTGCTGAAAAATACAAGTACGATTACCCGCGGGGAATTCGTCAATATAATACAGCATCCCCGTGGCCGTGAGAAGGAAGTTGCTTTGCAGGATAACACGGTCAGCTATGTTTACGATATTGCGGTCCACTATACAACGGATACGGAGAAAGGATCATCGGGGGCGGCGGTGTTCAATAATCAGTGGCAATTGGTGGCATTGCACCATGCGGCGCTTCCGTTGAATGGAGAGGCTGTTAATGAGGGGATACGCATATCCGCAATAGTCAAGAATCTTACAGATCTTGCAGCTGAGGGAGATGCGGGTGCAGAACGAGTATTGGCTGCTGCCCGGGAGACTGCCCCGACAGCCTGA
- a CDS encoding peptidase M12 gives MDHAEFKLCMLRVLPPEKQAEANRVALEENPENLLRSSEEGMSPELGALVAKKWSLGRVIRVYFMGGDAFVRSKVEQYAHEWERYANIRFHFVNDPTAEIRIAFDPEAGSWSYLGTDCLSIAPHEPTMNYGWFDQGTSDDEFARTVLHEFGHALANPHEHQTPAADIPWDVEAVKRYYRGAPNFWSDKEIYDNLFYQYLPKDTVYTAFDPKSIMVYEIPNNLTIGDFEVKGNKELSETDKKFIAAQYPQNSQSVQMENRDNPFAWASQPRVEEFTHDQSR, from the coding sequence ATGGATCATGCCGAATTCAAGTTATGTATGCTGAGAGTATTGCCTCCTGAAAAACAGGCCGAGGCCAATAGGGTAGCACTGGAGGAGAATCCCGAGAATCTGCTAAGGTCTTCAGAAGAAGGAATGTCTCCAGAGCTTGGAGCGCTAGTGGCCAAGAAATGGTCACTAGGCAGGGTAATTAGAGTTTATTTTATGGGTGGAGATGCTTTTGTCAGATCAAAGGTAGAGCAGTATGCGCATGAATGGGAGCGTTATGCCAATATCCGCTTTCATTTTGTCAATGATCCGACTGCGGAAATTCGAATTGCTTTTGATCCGGAAGCCGGATCTTGGTCCTATTTAGGTACTGATTGTCTCAGTATTGCTCCGCATGAGCCAACCATGAACTATGGCTGGTTCGATCAGGGCACATCTGATGATGAATTTGCACGAACGGTGCTTCATGAATTTGGGCATGCACTTGCCAATCCTCACGAGCATCAGACACCGGCGGCAGATATACCTTGGGATGTAGAAGCAGTTAAACGATATTATCGGGGTGCTCCGAACTTCTGGAGTGATAAAGAAATTTATGATAATCTGTTTTATCAGTATCTGCCTAAAGATACCGTCTACACTGCCTTTGATCCTAAGTCAATTATGGTTTATGAGATACCAAACAATTTAACGATTGGCGACTTTGAGGTGAAAGGGAATAAGGAGCTGTCGGAGACGGACAAGAAATTCATTGCTGCCCAATATCCGCAGAATTCCCAGTCCGTTCAGATGGAGAATCGTGACAATCCGTTTGCTTGGGCTTCCCAGCCTCGGGTTGAGGAGTTTACACATGATCAGTCCCGCTGA
- a CDS encoding histidine phosphatase family protein, which produces MSGDHHILTDILEGGYILYTRHATTSTNTESPNPDLNDCSTQRNLGTEGQAEAKELGEIYRRLGITVSNPVLTSPYCRTRDTAKLAFGDRTEVFHDLIHIHLLAESQIPEPMKRSKDRLLQLFETVPHAGQNLVIIGHSHSFDPSYREIPFAGTVVLQPGGQHRGFTFKGLVELAQWRNEASTISNRLLEAIK; this is translated from the coding sequence TTGAGCGGGGATCATCACATTCTTACAGATATCTTGGAGGGCGGCTATATTCTATACACCAGGCATGCCACAACTTCCACAAACACCGAGTCTCCAAATCCTGATTTGAATGATTGCAGTACACAAAGAAACCTTGGCACCGAAGGACAAGCAGAAGCCAAGGAACTAGGAGAGATCTACCGCAGGCTAGGGATTACAGTGAGCAATCCAGTACTGACAAGCCCCTACTGTCGCACCAGGGATACAGCCAAGCTCGCCTTTGGTGACCGGACGGAAGTATTCCATGATCTCATCCATATTCATTTGTTGGCGGAGTCACAGATCCCCGAACCCATGAAGCGCAGTAAAGACAGATTGCTTCAGTTGTTCGAGACCGTGCCTCATGCCGGACAGAATCTGGTGATTATCGGGCACAGTCACTCGTTCGATCCTTCGTATCGAGAAATTCCATTCGCAGGCACAGTCGTTCTACAACCCGGAGGACAACACCGGGGATTCACTTTTAAAGGCTTAGTGGAACTGGCACAATGGCGCAATGAAGCAAGCACTATCTCAAATCGACTATTGGAGGCAATCAAATGA
- a CDS encoding M4 family metallopeptidase has translation MTQHRDGFIPEYLLEQLAKEGQEEAKKTLKQMKNIKEKQQDEKKTGVRASQPGRINHANEVTGQAARYIYDSEHTDEFKRKLVRGEGAPPAPDDTANKAYEYAGATLTYIKEKLKLNSLDNRGLDINFNIHYGTDFVNAFWLGKDEEQGVVYNQMVFGDGDGRNFLSFVTLDVVAHEMAHAITEFSNHLEYEFQSGALNEHFSDVIGSAIKQHIKGQTAQTADWLIGDETVGPEWGGVALRSMKAPGTAHPRDNQPDHWDNFRELSLSMDRGGVHINSGIPNKAFYLTSQEIGTDNAAFLWHSAWPKLDENSTFSQAFDIILSTAQQLTNNRQLPANTFEAVKKAIQAVGIKVLQPV, from the coding sequence ATGACACAGCATAGAGATGGATTCATCCCTGAATACCTGCTTGAACAATTAGCTAAAGAAGGCCAAGAAGAAGCAAAGAAAACATTAAAACAAATGAAGAATATAAAAGAAAAACAACAGGATGAAAAAAAAACAGGAGTGAGAGCCAGTCAGCCCGGCAGGATTAATCATGCCAACGAAGTAACGGGCCAGGCAGCCCGATATATATATGATTCCGAGCATACTGATGAGTTCAAAAGAAAACTAGTGCGCGGTGAAGGAGCCCCGCCAGCTCCCGATGATACAGCAAATAAGGCCTATGAATATGCAGGTGCTACTTTAACCTATATCAAAGAAAAGCTAAAGCTTAATTCATTGGACAACCGTGGGCTTGACATCAATTTTAATATTCATTACGGCACAGATTTTGTCAATGCCTTCTGGTTGGGTAAAGATGAAGAGCAGGGTGTTGTCTACAATCAAATGGTTTTCGGAGATGGAGATGGCAGAAATTTCCTAAGTTTTGTCACCCTTGACGTTGTTGCACATGAAATGGCGCATGCCATTACAGAGTTCAGCAATCACCTGGAATATGAATTCCAATCAGGTGCGCTAAATGAGCATTTCTCAGATGTCATCGGCAGCGCAATCAAGCAGCATATTAAAGGTCAAACTGCACAGACTGCAGATTGGCTGATTGGCGATGAGACCGTTGGCCCGGAATGGGGTGGCGTAGCGCTCCGCTCCATGAAGGCACCCGGAACGGCTCATCCAAGAGACAACCAACCGGACCATTGGGATAACTTCCGCGAGCTTTCATTAAGCATGGACAGAGGTGGGGTGCATATTAACAGCGGGATTCCTAACAAAGCTTTCTACCTGACATCTCAAGAGATCGGTACGGACAATGCAGCATTTCTCTGGCATTCAGCCTGGCCTAAGCTTGATGAAAATTCTACTTTCAGCCAAGCCTTTGACATTATTTTGAGCACTGCGCAGCAATTGACGAACAACCGTCAGCTTCCGGCCAATACATTCGAAGCCGTCAAAAAAGCAATACAAGCCGTCGGAATCAAAGTGCTTCAGCCTGTATAA
- a CDS encoding carbohydrate ABC transporter permease, translated as MNNKKITSNLASYLVLTIVSSIVLFPFFWMVSTSLKTESEVFLFPPQWIPAAWEWINYIRVFTEMPFHLYFFNSMYIAVLVTAGTCFLSALAGYAFARLYFPFKNAIFLFLLSGMMIPTEVTAIPLFNWMSNLGFIDTHIPLILPPMLGSGGMFGVFLVRQFLITVPIELDEAAKMDGCSPWRTFRSIMLPIATPALATVSIFTFMNSWNEFFEPLIYLNTKELFTLPIGLSMLTTDAGVDWPLLLAASTIATVPILVVFFLAQNKFIEGIANTGLK; from the coding sequence ATGAACAATAAAAAGATAACATCCAACCTTGCATCCTATCTGGTTCTAACAATCGTTTCCTCCATCGTGTTGTTCCCTTTTTTTTGGATGGTCAGCACATCCTTGAAGACGGAATCCGAGGTGTTTCTATTTCCGCCCCAGTGGATACCCGCAGCTTGGGAATGGATCAATTATATTCGCGTGTTTACGGAAATGCCGTTTCATCTCTACTTTTTTAATAGTATGTATATCGCGGTGCTCGTCACGGCAGGCACTTGTTTCTTGTCCGCATTGGCAGGCTATGCGTTTGCCAGATTGTACTTTCCATTCAAAAACGCGATCTTTCTGTTCCTGCTCAGCGGGATGATGATTCCTACCGAAGTTACGGCCATTCCTTTATTCAACTGGATGTCAAACCTCGGATTCATCGATACGCATATTCCTCTGATTCTTCCGCCAATGCTTGGATCGGGAGGGATGTTCGGCGTATTTCTTGTACGTCAGTTTCTAATTACAGTTCCTATTGAACTGGATGAAGCAGCCAAAATGGACGGGTGTTCGCCGTGGCGCACGTTCAGGTCGATTATGCTCCCGATCGCCACGCCCGCATTGGCAACCGTAAGCATCTTTACATTCATGAATAGCTGGAACGAGTTTTTTGAACCGCTTATTTATTTAAATACGAAGGAATTGTTCACGTTGCCGATCGGCTTATCCATGCTGACTACGGATGCCGGCGTGGACTGGCCGCTGCTGCTTGCCGCTTCGACCATAGCAACTGTCCCGATTCTGGTCGTTTTCTTCCTGGCTCAAAACAAGTTTATTGAAGGCATTGCCAATACGGGCTTGAAATAA
- a CDS encoding carbohydrate ABC transporter permease: MAGGKPAGLATLKSKEMWMGYLFILPIVAGYLIFLFGPIVYAFVMSFTNWSLFGNTAYIGLDNYIYAMRDDPVFWDTAVNTVYFSAGLVPLNIVLSLLLAMLLKRKIWGIGLFRTAIFTPVVVSLVVWGIVWKFIFSTDGGLVNLLIRTFGGTEIPWLFSETWTMPTVIVVSALKGVGMNMVIFLAALHDVPKDYYEASKIDGASRWETFKSITLPMITPAVFMVTIITVIGSLKVFGQIYVMTGGGPGTSTYVMVFYIFKQAFRSYEFGYASALAFILFSIILVLTLIQWKLRKRWVHYEQ; the protein is encoded by the coding sequence ATGGCCGGAGGTAAGCCAGCAGGTTTAGCAACTTTGAAATCAAAAGAAATGTGGATGGGATATTTGTTTATACTGCCTATTGTGGCGGGATATTTAATCTTTCTGTTTGGCCCGATCGTTTACGCTTTCGTGATGAGCTTTACGAATTGGTCGTTATTTGGAAATACGGCGTATATTGGTTTGGATAACTATATTTACGCCATGCGCGATGATCCCGTCTTCTGGGATACGGCCGTGAATACCGTATATTTCTCTGCGGGCTTGGTCCCGCTGAACATTGTATTATCGCTTTTGCTGGCCATGCTGTTGAAACGGAAAATATGGGGTATCGGCTTGTTTCGGACCGCGATCTTTACGCCGGTAGTCGTTTCCCTCGTGGTTTGGGGGATCGTATGGAAGTTTATTTTCTCTACGGACGGTGGATTAGTCAATCTGCTGATCCGAACGTTTGGCGGAACGGAGATTCCCTGGCTTTTCTCGGAAACTTGGACGATGCCTACCGTTATAGTGGTCAGTGCGCTTAAAGGTGTGGGCATGAACATGGTCATCTTCCTGGCCGCTCTGCACGATGTGCCGAAGGATTATTACGAGGCTTCCAAAATTGACGGCGCTTCGCGCTGGGAAACCTTTAAATCCATTACACTGCCAATGATTACGCCAGCCGTATTCATGGTAACGATAATAACCGTTATCGGTTCTCTTAAAGTGTTCGGACAAATCTATGTGATGACAGGCGGAGGGCCGGGAACAAGCACGTACGTGATGGTCTTCTACATTTTCAAACAAGCGTTCCGCTCCTACGAATTCGGTTATGCATCGGCACTGGCATTTATTTTGTTCAGCATTATCCTGGTTCTGACTTTGATACAGTGGAAACTAAGAAAGAGATGGGTACATTATGAACAATAA
- a CDS encoding ABC transporter substrate-binding protein: MKKYGLVLLSVVLLLGLLSACGGNGKNNNDAAKANKENANNTPSAEVAAESKDPVELEMSVWGSDAQVALYDELAEEYNKLHPNVTVKTTVIPWADYQQKLAIMAATKTSPDIVWISERMIPQFMNGGQLLDISSVKEDAAYAFDDIIPSTLTAFEKDGKLYGIPFSTPPQVVFYNKNLFEANGLKSPMQLYEEGNWTYDEMVKASEAISKPQEGVYGVKFIQNSSNWSDNLIPLIWAMGGEIFNEDTTQFAMNTPETAKAINLFKGLLDKKAHPSIGEQLTFDTGKLGMAFENVTRTSAYRDKVDFEWDIAPLPEGDHGVKMPIGFGGYSIFKDAEYPEEALEYLKFISNKENAAKVAEFFVPQRESVLYSDEYLNKFPFPTVETMKVAAYDRLAEGIIRPSHPNWVKIDEQVTLNLDAILLGSTTTEQALKIMEDSINPLLK, from the coding sequence ATGAAGAAATACGGGTTAGTCTTGCTGTCTGTTGTATTGCTGCTTGGCTTGCTGAGCGCATGCGGAGGAAATGGAAAGAACAATAATGACGCCGCAAAGGCAAACAAGGAAAATGCGAACAATACGCCGAGTGCGGAAGTGGCTGCTGAGTCAAAAGATCCTGTGGAGCTTGAGATGTCCGTTTGGGGCAGCGATGCTCAGGTGGCGTTGTATGACGAGCTTGCTGAGGAATACAATAAGCTCCATCCGAATGTGACAGTCAAAACTACCGTGATTCCGTGGGCGGACTACCAGCAGAAACTGGCGATCATGGCAGCAACCAAAACCTCGCCTGATATCGTATGGATCTCAGAGCGCATGATTCCGCAATTTATGAATGGGGGCCAACTGCTGGATATTTCGTCCGTGAAAGAGGATGCGGCTTATGCGTTCGATGATATAATACCATCCACGCTCACTGCATTTGAAAAGGACGGCAAACTCTACGGCATTCCATTCTCTACGCCGCCTCAGGTCGTTTTCTACAATAAAAATCTGTTTGAAGCGAATGGATTGAAGTCGCCAATGCAGCTTTATGAAGAGGGCAACTGGACTTACGATGAGATGGTCAAAGCGTCCGAAGCGATCTCCAAACCGCAGGAAGGGGTATACGGCGTGAAGTTCATACAAAATTCCTCCAACTGGTCCGACAATCTGATTCCATTGATTTGGGCGATGGGCGGCGAAATCTTCAACGAAGACACAACGCAATTCGCTATGAACACGCCGGAGACGGCCAAAGCGATCAATCTTTTTAAAGGGCTGCTCGATAAGAAAGCGCATCCAAGCATCGGCGAGCAGTTAACTTTCGATACAGGTAAGCTTGGTATGGCGTTTGAGAACGTTACCCGTACAAGCGCTTACCGTGACAAAGTCGATTTCGAATGGGATATTGCTCCGCTTCCGGAAGGCGACCATGGCGTCAAGATGCCTATTGGCTTTGGAGGCTATTCGATCTTCAAGGACGCAGAGTATCCGGAAGAAGCATTGGAATATTTAAAATTTATAAGTAATAAGGAAAATGCAGCTAAAGTAGCCGAGTTTTTTGTGCCGCAGAGAGAGTCTGTCCTGTACTCCGATGAGTATCTGAACAAGTTCCCGTTCCCGACTGTTGAAACGATGAAAGTGGCTGCGTACGATCGGTTGGCCGAAGGTATAATCCGGCCTTCCCATCCGAACTGGGTCAAGATTGACGAGCAGGTGACATTAAACCTGGACGCGATTTTGCTCGGTTCCACGACAACCGAGCAAGCGTTGAAAATTATGGAAGACAGCATTAATCCTCTATTGAAGTAA